TCCCTTACGATCTAAAGTCTTCGCAAAGTAATACGCAAACATCGTCACACCCCGATCGCCTTCCCAGGAGTCGGTGCCCATCCATGAGGAACGATATTTGCCACCACCGGTCTCGAACTTCCGTTTCCGTGGAGTCGGAAAACTGCTGGCGCTGGTCTTTCGCCTGAACTCACGCACCAGCGGCATTGCAACCGGAGGCTTCGCCCCCTTGTCTCGTGCGTTGTATGCCATTTCACCGTTCAGGAGCGTCGAGCCGGTAAGATACCAAACGTCACCCACAAGAATATCATTGACCGTTCGTTGATGTCCGTGGCTCGAAACGACGGACAGAGTAATCGGATTGGCGGAAGCCTCGAGCGCCGGAAAATCGACCGACCATTGCTGAAGCTCATTAGCGATCGCAGTTCGAGTGACATCTCCCAGCGTAACAGTCACCTTGACACCCTTGTTCGCGTGACCCCAGACGGGAATTGGCTTGTCCCGTTGAATAATCGCGCCGTCCCGAAAATACTCAACAACTTGCAGGATGGGATAATCCGGGTCGGTGTATTGGGCGTATTTCGCCTTGAGCGCCGCTGCTTTTTCCAAATCGTCTTCCTCAAAAATCAATTTGCCATGAATCGAAGCAAATGGAGTCGCCGGCAAGCCGGCTTGGTTATACAAGTTAGAGTTTTCCGGAACCGCGTTGTAGGCATATTGAACGCCAATAGGCTCGGGCACACTTCCCGAAGTCACAACAACGGTGTCACCGACAATCACCGCGTTGGCAGCGTGCCAAACTTTGTCGGGACCGCAAAGTCGAAAATGGTTTAATTTGTCATTGGGAGTCGGCTTGGCTGGCTCAACATACTTGTCCGCTTCCCGGTAGTCTTTGGCCATTCCTTTGTTACCAATCATCAGACCACCAAAGAGACTTTCCTTTTCAAAAGAAACGATCACTTCATCGCCTCGAACTTCGTACCCGGTGTAAATCGGACCGGTGTAGGCAATGTCACTGCCATACTGCTTTGCCAAAGCCCAGCGCGCCAACCGCATTCCCGGGTGAAGTTTGTTGTAGTAATGAATCCCTTGCGGTCGAGCTGAATTTAAGTCTGACTGAACAACCATCCCAACGTGATCTCGGTTGTTCATGAAAAACATGTGCTGGACTTGCCGGATGTCTGCGAATGCAACGGAATCCGAATTGGGAGATCCATAACACTGCATTTGGGTAAAATAGAATGGCATCTCGGGCATCCCCCAAGCATCTCTCCAGCCGTTCACAAGAGCTTCCATTCTTGCGGCGTAAATCCTGCCATCTCCCGAATTGCTTGTGCCCTGGCACCAGATTGCTCCGCGAACCGCGAAGGGAATCACTGGATTAATTTTCCCATTGAAGAACTGGGATGGGCCCCGCCACATCCCGGCGATCCCAGGCAGGTTGGGATGAGCAGCAACTCTGCCACCTGCGTCGGCGGCGTCACCGGCAACTGTTTGCCAAGCCTTTAAATCCGCGTAGTACTTTTCAAACGCCCGGTGCCCCTGCTCAATCCTCGGATCCGCATCATGAATCAAATCGACGTCGCTCTCCAGTTGAGCATGCTGCTCGATTGCCTCGCGCTGAGTAAACGCTTCAATCCTGGTATTGCTATGGGCACTCAACAGAATACCGATCGGCACGTCCAATTCCTTGTAAAGTTCGTAGGCAAACGACAATGACAGTGCGGAGAAACTGCCGGCATTTCCGCGTGTCTTCCATCCCCCCTCCGACGTGGCTGATTTTTGAGGAAACAAAGCAGACACCGTATTGATATTGATTTCGCGTATCGGAATGTCGGTCTCCGAACTGGCGATATCGCGGGCGATTCCGCTGCACATGCTTTTACCGGCCGTCCAGACCATGTTGGATTGTCCCGAAGAGAACCAAACCTCACCCACCAGCACACGATCAAGCACAATCGACTCTTGTCGATCGTTCGCTACCTTCAAGGTGCGTTCTTCACGCGATGCGGTGAGCGGATCAAGCTTGATCATCCAATCGCCATCTTGGTCAGCAACAGCACGCCGTTTTTGGCCGGCAAATTCGACGGTGACTTCACTGCCAGGTAGGTCAAATCCCCAAACCGGTACCTGCATCTGTCTTTGCAGGACCATATTACTTGTGAATGGAACTGCTAACTCAAGCTTTTGATCGGCGATCGCAACCGCAGAACCAGAGAGGAAGAAAAACGAGACAAGAACAGTCATTTTGTTTCGGGTCATAGCTGTCACTTCGCGCGAAGAGTGGAGAGAATGAAGCCGCCTGGAATAGAGTTTCAATATTCTATGTCACGAGTTGTCACCGCTCTAGTCTTTTTCGGTGATCATGAAATGTTCGTAAAAGGTACAGTGATTCCCTACCGGCTGATTTGCCGATCCGAAAACTAACAGCAAGGGCTTGTCAAAGACACTCTTGCGATTCCGACTTCAACCAATTAGCTGCCATCCGTGAGGGTACGGCTAATCTCCTACCGGTATTTAATGGGTGCGGACACTCCGCTTTTCCGTTCCCAACCTGCAAGTCGTTGACCTCCTTAAGAGGTAACTGCCCAGCTGATTTCCGCGGGGAACCTCCAACTGGCAGATCGCCACGGTCCTTGAAAGGATCGACATAAAAGTCCACCGATTCATTTACAAAGCCCTCGCGAGCATATTTGTTCAGCCTCATAGCTGACAGCAGAAGTGCCCGAAACAACATGGACCACCACCAGACATTTGACTGAAAATTCTGGCAATGAGTGTTAACAACGATTAAAGTGATGAGCACTTTCCTAAGAATGCGCTCCTTCTCAAAAAGGGTGGAACATGAAAGTCTTGACGATATCTTTTATTGCGGTTGTAAGTTTCAACTTTGCCGCTGCGCAACTTTTTGCTGGCCCTAAGGGCACGATCAGTGTCCCTCGCATTTCGTCACCGATAACCGTTGACGGCGATTTCAGCGACTGGCCGTTGGCAGCCTATACAACGATTGCTCAGCAGCCAGAGTTTCCCGACGCACAGGGCGTGGGAATTCCTACGGGCGCAAATGGCGACCACCTTGTTTGGGATGTCGATCGTGTTGGACCGTTTAACGGGACCGACTTAGAGATTTGGGAGCCAGACAATGCATCGGAGTTTGGGGCGTCTATGTACTTCGCCTACGATGACAACTTCCTCTACATTCTAGGCGTCTTCATTGATGAAGAACTCAACGGTGTTCGATCAGAAGGTGGACTCACGAATTTCCTCAACGATGGATTCGAAATCTACATCGATGCGTTGGGTGACAGCGAAGAAGATGGCCTGATCGCGGAATTCGGATTCCCGACCATCGACGACGAGGAACCCAATACCGACGATTTCCAACTAACGTTCGGTCTCAACGAATCATTCCCACCCGCTCAACCGCAGCCTGGCGATGTGGGCGCGGAGCTTCATATGGAACGTGCTGGCAACCCAGATATCGTCGGATTAGCTTACTTAGAGGACGTGCGAGAGGAAACCGATTTCTCCGCTGTCGGTGGGCACGATGTGGCTGCGAAATCGTATGATGACCTAGGCGCTGCAGGCGCGCAAAATCCTGAAGTCTTGGCCAATCCTAACGAAACTTTCACAGGCTATGCGGCCGAACTGGTCTTACCATTTGGATTCAATGAAGGGTTCACACCAGACCAGAACATGGGTTTCGCTTTGTTTTGGCGAGATGTTGATGATCATGAAGATCCACAGCCTGGATTTGGTGGAGGAAATATCTTTTGGACCGACTGGTCTCAAAACGTCACGACCAGCGGCACCGGTGAAGATGGCAACTTATTCCACGCAGGTAACTGGGGAGAACTCCAATTCGTGGGAAGTCTGGACCCAACTCTTCGCCTCGATGATGGATCGCTAACGGATCCTAGCGAGCGTGCCGATTACGTGCACGATGTTCTCGGTACTTGGATTGGTGACTCGAACTTTGACGGCGAGTTCAATTCGACTGACTTCGTTGTGGTCTTTACGGCTGGCGAGTATGAGGACGAGTTAAACGACAATTCGACCTGGTCCGAAGGCGATTGGAATGGCGACGGCGAGTTCAATTCAAGCGATTTTGTCTCAGCCTTCACAGACGGTGGCTACGAAGCGGGGGTCCGTGCGGCAGCTGCCGTTCCGGAACCGAGTAGTGTTGTACTTCTTTTGCTAGGTGCCCTGGCGTTTGTTCGTCGTCGTCGCTGAATGCCTTGTGCCAATAATCATCGCCCCGATAAAGGGGGCGATGCTCGTCGTCGATTGAATCAGAAAGAAGCACACCTTACGTGGCCGAAAAAGGTGTCAGCTACCTTTCTGGCGAATTAGATGGTTTGAGATGGGAGAGGCGTGCTCGTTCTTGTGCGAAGCAGACGCGGTCACAAAAAGGTAGCTGACACCTTTTTCAGCCTGCACCGTTGCAGCCACCGAGCGATGATCACACTCCCGGCACGTGCTTGTTTTCACGAACATCGTTGAGCGTATCGTCATCTTCAATATGAAGAAACGTCTCAATTTGGCGTTCAATCTGGCTCGCCACATCGGCATCGTCGAGCTCGCCAAGATCAAGCAATTCCAACGAGTCTCCGTTCTTGAACAACACCCAAATCTCATAGGATGAAGTTGTGCCTGCTACCGTTCGGACGATGACTTGTTTGATGTTGGCGGTCCAAGCAGTCCACCCAAGTGGCAACGGCATTGGAATTGGACGTTGACGAAGGGAAATCTTATCGCGGGTGACATGCAATACCGTTCGATTCAGCCAAGCCGCAGCAACAAGATAAATCATCGCCAGCATGATCAGCATGTTGAAGGCAACCACGATAGGATCGGAAATACGGGCTAGAATCGTCGGAATCGTTATCCACGCCATCACGATCGCCGCAGCCGAGAAAAAGAATCGCCCGCTAGGCTGAAGGGTGTCGACTGCATAGAACAGATTGCAATGGTCGGATTTGCTTGTGAAGCTCATCAATGACTCCAATCGGTCACCATTTAGGATGGTGTTTGTGAAGGCAGCC
This region of Pirellulaceae bacterium genomic DNA includes:
- a CDS encoding PEP-CTERM sorting domain-containing protein (PEP-CTERM proteins occur, often in large numbers, in the proteomes of bacteria that also encode an exosortase, a predicted intramembrane cysteine proteinase. The presence of a PEP-CTERM domain at a protein's C-terminus predicts cleavage within the sorting domain, followed by covalent anchoring to some some component of the (usually Gram-negative) cell surface. Many PEP-CTERM proteins exhibit an unusual sequence composition that includes large numbers of potential glycosylation sites. Expression of one such protein has been shown restore the ability of a bacterium to form floc, a type of biofilm.); the encoded protein is MTISFIAVVSFNFAAAQLFAGPKGTISVPRISSPITVDGDFSDWPLAAYTTIAQQPEFPDAQGVGIPTGANGDHLVWDVDRVGPFNGTDLEIWEPDNASEFGASMYFAYDDNFLYILGVFIDEELNGVRSEGGLTNFLNDGFEIYIDALGDSEEDGLIAEFGFPTIDDEEPNTDDFQLTFGLNESFPPAQPQPGDVGAELHMERAGNPDIVGLAYLEDVREETDFSAVGGHDVAAKSYDDLGAAGAQNPEVLANPNETFTGYAAELVLPFGFNEGFTPDQNMGFALFWRDVDDHEDPQPGFGGGNIFWTDWSQNVTTSGTGEDGNLFHAGNWGELQFVGSLDPTLRLDDGSLTDPSERADYVHDVLGTWIGDSNFDGEFNSTDFVVVFTAGEYEDELNDNSTWSEGDWNGDGEFNSSDFVSAFTDGGYEAGVRAAAAVPEPSSVVLLLLGALAFVRRRR
- a CDS encoding sialate O-acetylesterase, yielding MTVLVSFFFLSGSAVAIADQKLELAVPFTSNMVLQRQMQVPVWGFDLPGSEVTVEFAGQKRRAVADQDGDWMIKLDPLTASREERTLKVANDRQESIVLDRVLVGEVWFSSGQSNMVWTAGKSMCSGIARDIASSETDIPIREININTVSALFPQKSATSEGGWKTRGNAGSFSALSLSFAYELYKELDVPIGILLSAHSNTRIEAFTQREAIEQHAQLESDVDLIHDADPRIEQGHRAFEKYYADLKAWQTVAGDAADAGGRVAAHPNLPGIAGMWRGPSQFFNGKINPVIPFAVRGAIWCQGTSNSGDGRIYAARMEALVNGWRDAWGMPEMPFYFTQMQCYGSPNSDSVAFADIRQVQHMFFMNNRDHVGMVVQSDLNSARPQGIHYYNKLHPGMRLARWALAKQYGSDIAYTGPIYTGYEVRGDEVIVSFEKESLFGGLMIGNKGMAKDYREADKYVEPAKPTPNDKLNHFRLCGPDKVWHAANAVIVGDTVVVTSGSVPEPIGVQYAYNAVPENSNLYNQAGLPATPFASIHGKLIFEEDDLEKAAALKAKYAQYTDPDYPILQVVEYFRDGAIIQRDKPIPVWGHANKGVKVTVTLGDVTRTAIANELQQWSVDFPALEASANPITLSVVSSHGHQRTVNDILVGDVWYLTGSTLLNGEMAYNARDKGAKPPVAMPLVREFRRKTSASSFPTPRKRKFETGGGKYRSSWMGTDSWEGDRGVTMFAYYFAKTLDRKGIPQGFITMSSGQGGRARQMASPLSWTSFEGVKEVDQPAFRARLNELFMQYPNTEVARNAVDEHVGQVKQFVSTIVAASQRGDDLSKAAPLAAPPFPEAGKGGEIPSDTIPTYVYNWCVSPMTPMAVAGVIWVPSENNVGYEPTLYAAEMEIFAKSLPRTYGLDRVQLIYAQPADSLVENITIPKISDAKRVTFNRWPKSLKEISIEMAKLAK